One region of Pangasianodon hypophthalmus isolate fPanHyp1 chromosome 15, fPanHyp1.pri, whole genome shotgun sequence genomic DNA includes:
- the LOC128320493 gene encoding olfactory receptor 142-like produces the protein MENRSSVTTFILDGYFVMDQQKLLFFVIFLLLYIAIFILNSLLIAIIYFERTLHNPMYIFVCNLSCNGIFGSTSLIPHLLFNLTTEVHKISLTNCLIQIFCLHTYNITELTILAFMSYDRYVAICYPLHYHDMMSTKKLQVFIFVAWAYPFASFLIYESFTIRLTFCREIIDKTHCVNFELIKQSCTDITVHSIIGLGLMAIYVIPQVLMILFSYAQILRVCMYSSKECQTKAIQTCTPHLLAVLNHFVGIFFEIIQSRLNSRYLPYEFRTFMSLYFMIVPPLFNPVIYGMSGQVINKHLQKLFCVKNMALKN, from the coding sequence ATGGAAAATAGATCAAGTGTTACCACATTTATTCTGGATGGCTACTTTGTAATGGACCAGCAGAAGCTTTTgttctttgttatttttctcCTACTCTATATTGCAATTTTTATACTGAACTCACTTCTTATTGCAATTATCTATTTTGAAAGAACATTGCATAATCCAATGTATATCTTTGTGTGCAATCTGTCATGTAATGGCATCTTTGGTAGCACAAGTTTGATTCCTCATCTGTTATTTAATCTCACTACTGAAGTGCATAAGATATCTTTAACAAATTGTCTCATACAAATCTTCTGTTTACACACTTATAATATTACTGAACTAACTATATTGGCCTTTATGAGTTATGACCGTTACGTTGCAATTTGTTACCCACTTCACTATCATGATATGATGTCAACAAAAAAGCTTCaggtatttatatttgttgcATGGGCTTATCCATTTGCTAGTTTTCTGATATATGAGTCGTTCACAATACGCTTAACCTTTTGCAGAGAAATTATAGATAAGACTCACTGTGTAAATTTTGAACTCATAAAACAATCTTGCACAGACATCACTGTCCATAGCATAATTGGACTTGGCCTAATGGCTATTTACGTGATTCCACaggttttaatgattttattttcttatgcACAGATTttgcgtgtgtgcatgtattcTTCTAAAGAATGTCAAACCAAAGCCATCCAAACATGTACACCTCACCTTCTTgctgttttaaatcattttgttggaatcttttttgaaataatacaAAGTCGGCTAAATTCAAGGTATTTGCCATATGAGTTCCGGACTTTCAtgtctttatattttatgatagTTCCTCCTCTGTTCAATCCAGTTATCTATGGGATGAGTGGTCAGGTTATAAATAAGCATCTTCAGAAATTGTTCTGTGTTAAAAACATggctttaaaaaattaa
- the LOC128320513 gene encoding olfactory receptor 142-like: protein MENRSSVTTFILDGYFVMDQQKLLFFFIFLLLYIAIFTLNSLLIAIIYFERTLHNPMYIFVCNLSCNGIFGSTSLIPHLLFNLTTEVHKISLTNCLIQIFCLHTYNIIELTILAFMSYDRYVAICYPLHYHDMMSTKKLQVFIFVAWAYPFASFLIYESFTIRLTFCREIIDKTHCVNFELIKQSCTDITVHSIIGLGLMAVYMIPQVLMILFSYAQILYVCIYSSKECQTKAIQTCTPHLLAVLNYFVGIFFEIIQSRLNSRYLPYEFRTFMSLYFMIVPPLFNPVIYGMSGQVINKHLQKLFCVKSMALKN, encoded by the coding sequence ATGGAAAATAGATCAAGTGTTACCACATTTATTCTGGATGGCTACTTTGTAATGGACCAGCAGaagcttttgttcttttttatttttctcctacTCTATATTGCAATTTTTACACTGAACTCACTTCTTATTGCAATTATCTATTTTGAAAGAACATTGCATAATCCaatgtatatttttgtgtgCAATCTGTCATGTAATGGCATCTTTGGTAGCACAAGTTTGATTCCTCATCTGTTATTTAATCTCACTACTGAAGTGCATAAGATATCTTTAACAAATTGTCTCATACAAATCTTCTGTTTACACACTTATAATATTATTGAACTAACTATATTGGCCTTTATGAGTTATGACCGTTATGTTGCAATTTGTTACCCACTTCACTATCATGATATGATGTCAACAAAAAAGCTTCaggtatttatatttgttgcATGGGCTTATCCATTTGCTAGTTTTCTGATATATGAGTCGTTCACAATACGCTTAACCTTTTGCAGAGAAATTATAGATAAGACTCACTGTGTAAATTTTGAACTCATAAAACAATCTTGCACAGACATCACTGTCCATAGCATAATTGGACTTGGCCTAATGGCTGTTTACATGATTCCACaggttttaatgattttattttcttatgcACAGATTTTGTATGTTTGCATATATTCTTCTAAAGAATGTCAAACCAAAGCCATCCAAACATGTACACCTCACCTTCTtgctgttttaaattattttgttggaatcttttttgaaataatacaAAGTCGGCTAAATTCAAGGTATTTGCCATATGAGTTCCGGACTTTCAtgtctttatattttatgatagTTCCTCCTCTGTTCAATCCAGTTATCTATGGGATGAGTGGTCAGGTTATAAATAAGCATCTTCAGAAATTGTTCTGTGTTAAAAGCATggctttaaaaaattaa
- the LOC113541444 gene encoding olfactory receptor 142-like, with product MENRSSVTTFILDGYFVMDQQKLLFFFIFLLLYIAIFTLNSLLIAIIYFERTLHNPMYIFVCNLSCNGIFGSTSLIPHLLFNLTTEVHKISLTNCLIQIFCLHTYNIIELTILAFMSYDRYVAICYPLHYHDMMSTKKLQVFIFVAWAYPFASFLIYESFTIRLTFCREIIDKTHCVNFELIKQSCTDITVHSIIGLGLMAVYMIPQVLMILFSYAQILYVCIYSSKECQTKAIQTCTPHLLAVLNYFVGIFFEIIQSRLNSRYLPYEFRTFMSLYFMIVPPLFNPVIYGMSGQVINKHLQKLFCVKSMALKN from the coding sequence ATGGAAAATAGATCAAGTGTTACCACATTCATTCTGGATGGCTACTTTGTAATGGACCAGCAGaagcttttgttcttttttatttttctcctacTCTATATTGCAATTTTTACACTGAACTCACTTCTTATTGCAATTATCTATTTTGAAAGAACATTGCATAATCCaatgtatatttttgtgtgCAATCTGTCATGTAATGGCATCTTTGGTAGCACAAGTTTGATTCCTCATCTGTTATTTAATCTCACTACTGAAGTGCATAAGATATCTTTAACAAATTGTCTCATACAAATCTTCTGTTTACACACTTATAATATTATTGAACTAACTATATTGGCCTTTATGAGTTATGACCGTTATGTTGCAATTTGTTACCCACTTCACTATCATGATATGATGTCAACAAAAAAGCTTCaggtatttatatttgttgcATGGGCTTATCCATTTGCTAGTTTTCTGATATATGAGTCGTTCACAATACGCTTAACCTTTTGCAGAGAAATTATAGATAAGACTCACTGTGTAAATTTTGAACTCATAAAACAATCTTGCACAGACATCACTGTCCATAGCATAATTGGACTTGGCCTAATGGCTGTTTACATGATTCCACaggttttaatgattttattttcttatgcACAGATTTTGTATGTTTGCATATATTCTTCTAAAGAATGTCAAACCAAAGCCATCCAAACATGTACACCTCACCTTCTtgctgttttaaattattttgttggaatcttttttgaaataatacaAAGTCGGCTAAATTCAAGGTATTTGCCATATGAGTTCCGGACTTTCAtgtctttatattttatgatagTTCCTCCTCTGTTCAATCCAGTTATCTATGGGATGAGTGGTCAGGTTATAAATAAGCATCTTCAGAAATTGTTCTGTGTTAAAAGCATggctttaaaaaattaa